GATCCGACGAAGGCGTCTGTCGGAACAACACATTCCGTCCAGAAGTGACACAAATGGTCACTCACCATCCAGTCCATTCCTAAGCAATCGCCATATCGTTATTCGTTAACAGTATTTAAATTCCGCTTCTTATAGCTATAAAGTCGACTCCCTGCGTACCTGCCGACCAATCGGCGCGCCGCACGACACGAACCAACACGCAATCCAGCGTGAGTTTCTGATCGACGCGCGCGCCCTTGAGCGCGCCGTGCGTGGGAGATTGATTGATGTCCGCAGCTACTGCTACCCCAAGCGCCGCGACTGTCGCGCCGCAAACCTTCGAGATCCGCCCGTTCAGCGGTGCCGTCGGCGCCGAAATCATCGGCCTCGACCTGACCCGTCCGGTCAACGATGAAGACTTCGCCCGCATTCACCGCGCGCACCTCGATCACCATGTCGTGGTGTTCCGCGACCAGCGCATCACCCCGCAACAGCAGATCGATTTCAGCCGCCGCTTCGGCGTGTTGCAGATCCACGTGCTCAAGCAGTTCCTGCTGGCCAATCACCCGGAAATTCTCATCGTTTCCAACATCGTCGAGGACGGCCAGAACATCGGCCTCGGTGATGCCGGCAAGTTCTGGCACTCGGACCTTTCCTATAAAGAGCTGCCGAGCCTCGGCTCGATGCTGCACGCCCAGGAGCTGCCGTCCGAAGGCGGCGACACCCTGTTCGCCGACATGCACAAAGCCTGGGATAGCCTGCCCGACGCGCTGCGCAAAGCCGTCGAAGGCCGCTCGGCGGCGCATTCCTACACCGCGCGCTACAGCGAAACCAAATTTGAAGGCAACTGGCGCCCGACCCTGACCCCGGAGCAACTGGCTCAGGTCGCCGAGGTCGTGCACCCGGTGGTCCGCACCCATCCGGAAAACGGCCGCAAGGCGTTGTTCGTCAGCGAAGGCTTCACCACCCGCATCGTCGGCCTGCCGGAAGACGAGAGCAAGCAACTGCTCGACGAGCTCTACGCCCATAGCGTGCTGCCGCAGAACATCTATCGCCATCAATGGCAGCCCCACGACCTGGTGTTCTGGGACAACCGCTCGCTGATCCACCTTGCCGCCGGTTGCCCTGCGCACCTGCGCCGCAAGCTGTATCGCACCACCATCCAGGGCGACGCGCCTTTCTGATTTGCCGGAGATCCGATCATGTCCAAACGTCTTCCATTCGCGCCGCTGGCAGCGGCCATCGGCCTCGGTTTCAGCCTGATCGCCGGCAGCCTGGTGGCGCCGACCGTGGCCCACGCCGAAGGTGAAATCCGCATCGCCGAACAGTTCGGCATTGTCTATCTGTTGCTCAACGTGGTTCGCGATCAGGGACTGATCGAGAAGTACGGCAAGCAGGAAGGCGTCGACATCAAGGTCGACTGGACCCAGTTGTCCGGCGGCGCGGCAGTCAACGATGCGCTGCTTTCCGGCTCCATCGACATTGCCGGCGCCGGCGTCGGTCCGCTGCTGACGATCTGGGATCGCACCCACGGCAAACAGAACGTCAAAGCCGTGGCCTCGCTGGGCAACTTCCCGTACTACCTCGTCAGCAACAATCCCAAGGTCAAAACCATCGCCGACTTCACCGAGAAGGACCGCATCGCGGTGCCGGCGGTGGGCGTTTCGGTGCAGTCGCGTTTCTTGCAATACGCGGCGGCCAAGCAGTGGGGCGACAAGGAATTCAATCGCCTCGACAAGTACACCATCGCCGTTCCGCACCCGGACGCCACCGCTGCCTTGATTGCCGGCGGCACCGAGCTGACCGGGCACTTCTCCAACCCGCCGTTCCAGGATCAGGCGCTGGAAAATCCGAATGTGCACGTGGTGCTCAACTCCTATGACGTGCTCGGCCCGAACTCGCCGACCGTGCTGTTCGCCACCGAGAAATTCCGCAACGAGAACCCGAAAACCTACAAGGCATTCGTCGAAGCGCTGACCGAAGCCGCGCAATTTGCACAGAATGATAAAGGCGCGGCGGCGGACACTTACATCCGCGTGACCAAGGCCAAGATCGACCGCGCCGCGTTGCTGAAAATCATCGACAACCCGCAGTTCGAATTCAGCGTCACGCCGAAAAACACTTACCCGCTTGCCGAATTCCTCTACCGCGTCGGCGCGATCAAGAACAAACCCGAATCGTGGAAGGACTACTTCTTCCAGGACGACAAACCGCTGCAAGGGAGCTGATCGACATGAACGCCCCTTTGCAAGGCCACGCGGCCAGCAACCCGATCGCCACCGCGCAAGCGCTGCTGGCGGTCGACCAGGTCAGCCTCGAATACCGCACGCCGCAGCGCGTCGTGCGTGCCACCCACCAGGTCAGCTTCGAAGTCGATCAACAGGATCGCTTCGTGCTGCTCGGCCCGTCCGGCTGCGGTAAATCCACCTTGCTCAAAGCCGTCGCCGGGTTCATTGCGCCGTGCGAGGGCGAGATCCGTCTGCAAGGCCAGCGTGTCGACGCGCCGGGTCCGGACCGGATCGTGGTGTTCCAGGAGTTCGATCAACTGCCACCGTGGAAAACCGTCAAACAGAACGTGATGTTTCCGCTGCTGGCCTCGCGCACGCTGAAGAAAAAAGAAGCCGAGGAGCGTGCGCTGCATTATCTGGAAAAGGTCGGTCTGGCCGCGTTCGCCGATGCCTATCCGCACACCTTGTCCGGCGGCATGAAAGCGCGGGTGGCGATTGCCCGGGCGCTGGCGATGCAGCCGAAAATCCTGCTGATGGACGAACCGTTCGCCGCACTGGATGCGCTGACCCGGCGCAAGATGCAGGAGGAATTGCTGCTGCTCTGGGAGGAGGTGCGTTTCACATTGTTGTTCGTCACCCACTCGATTGAAGAAGCGTTGGTGGTGGGCAATCGCATCCTGCTGTTGTCGCCGCACCCGGGCCGGGTCAGGGCGGAAGTGCACAGCCATCAATACGATCTGCACAGCCTTGGCGGTGTGGCGTTTCAGGAATCGGCACGGCGCATTCATCGGTTGCTGTTCGATGAAGGACAGTCGCCGGAAACCGAGCGCGAACTGGATTTCACCGATATCCGCATCGCTTATTGAGCTGCCTGGAGGATTGCCCGATGAGCCATTCATCATCCGTACGTCAAGAATTCGAAAACGATCTGCAACCGCTGACCAGCGTCCCGGTGGAACGCGAGCTGCCGCTGGGCCAGCGACTGTGGCAACAGGGCTGGCTGCGCAAAAGCGTGATCCTGATTTTGCTCGCCGTGCTCTGGGAGGTGGTCGCCCGGGTGCAGAACAACGATCTTCTGTTGCCGAGCTTTTTGCAGACCAGTCATGCGCTGTATGACGGCCTGCTCAGCGGCGAACTGCTGGGCAAGGTGTGGATCTCGCTGGTGGTGCTGCTCAAGGGTTACCTGATCGGCATCGTCCTGGCTTTCGCCCTGACCACGCTGGCCGTCTCGACCCAATTCGGTCGGGACTTGCTGAGTACGCTGACCTCAATGTTCAACCCGCTGCCGGCGATTGCGCTGTTGCCGCTCGCATTGCTGTGGTTTGGCCTGGGGCAGAACAGCCTGATTTTCGTGCTGGTGCATTCGGTGCTGTGGGCGCTGGCGCTGAACACTTACGCCGGGTTTCTCGGCGTCTCGGAAACCCTGCGCATGGCCGGCCGAAACTACGGCTTGAAAGGCATGCGCTTCGTGCTGTTCATCCTGATTCCGGCGGCGCTGCCGTCGATCCTCGCCGGGCTGAAAATCGGCTGGGCCTTCGCCTGGCGCACCCTGATCGCCGCCGAACTGGTATTCGGCGCCACCAGCGGCAAGGGTGGCCTGGGCTGGTATATCTTCCAGAACCGCAACGAGCTTTACACCGACAAAGTGTTTGCCGGTCTGGCCGTGGTAATCCTCATCGGTCTGCTGGTGGAGAACCTGGTGTTCGATACGCTGGAGCGGGTGACGGTGAAACGCTGGGGGATGCAGCGCTGATTTTCTGATCTGCTAGCATTGCGTGCGAATCAATCCTGATCGGTCACGAGTGCTCAGCATGCAACTCCCGGACATGAACCTGTTGGTCGCCCTCGACGCCTTGCTCGACGAGGGCAGCGTGGTCGGCGCCGCACGGCGGATGAACCTCAGTTCGGCGGCCATGAGCCGCACGCTGACGCGGATCCGCGAAGCCATTGGCGATCCGATTCTGGTGCGTGCCGGTCGCGGTCTGGTGCCGACGCCCAAGGCGCTGGAGCTGCGCGAGCAGGTGCGCGATGTGGTCGAGCAGGCGGCGCTGCTGTTTCGCTCGGCCGATGCGGTGGAATTGGGCACGTTGCGCCGGCGCTTCAGCATTCGCGCCAACGACTTTTTCGTCGGCGTGTACGGCGGCAAGCTGTTCGACACCCTGGATCAACTGGCGCCGCACTGCGAGTTGCGCTTCGTTCCCGAGGGCGACGGCGACGATGAAGCCTTGCGCGAAGGGCGAATCGACCTGAGCGTGAGCAACACCCGACCGGTGACGCCGGAAGTCAAAATACAGAACCTGTTTTCCACCCACTTCGTCGGGCTGGTACGCGAGGATCACCCGCTGCTGGATGGCGAGATCACCGCCGAACGCTATGCCGGTTTTTCCCACATCAGCATGTCCCGTCGGGGCATCGCCCGTGGGCCTATCGACACCGCGTTGAATGCGCTGGGCCTGGAGCGGCGGGTAGCGGTGATCGCGCCGAGTTTCCATGCGGCGATGTTCGCCCTGCCGGACTCCGACCTGATTCTGCCAGTACCCAAGGAAGCGCTGCTCAGCGTGCGGCGGCTGGGCTTGAAACTGCGCTCGTTCGACCTGCCGATTCCGTTGCCGACACTGATGCTGACCCAGGCCTGGCACCCGCGTTTCGACAAGGATCCGGCCCACCGCTGGCTGCGCGAAACCCTCAAGACCTGCTGCGACGAAACCTGGCTGGCGGCACAGCCCTGACGATTGCGTCTGATGCACTTATAAACTGCCAAGAAGTCAATTTTCGTCAGCACTAAGCCCTACTACCATGCTCCGGTATTTTTCCCTCCGGAGTTCGCCTGCATGACATCCTTGACGGTCACGGCGCCGATTGCCGCTGCCGCTCCGATGGCCGCCGCGCCACCGGTGTTCGGGGCGCGGATCATCATCGGTCTGGTCGGCGTGCTGCTGGCGGTGCTGGTGTCGGGTCTCAACGAGATGGTGACCAAGGTCGCCCTGGCCGACATTCGCGGCGCCCTGAGCATCGGCTACGACGAAGGCACCTGGCTGGTCGCCAGCTAC
The window above is part of the Pseudomonas fluorescens genome. Proteins encoded here:
- a CDS encoding TauD/TfdA dioxygenase family protein produces the protein MSAATATPSAATVAPQTFEIRPFSGAVGAEIIGLDLTRPVNDEDFARIHRAHLDHHVVVFRDQRITPQQQIDFSRRFGVLQIHVLKQFLLANHPEILIVSNIVEDGQNIGLGDAGKFWHSDLSYKELPSLGSMLHAQELPSEGGDTLFADMHKAWDSLPDALRKAVEGRSAAHSYTARYSETKFEGNWRPTLTPEQLAQVAEVVHPVVRTHPENGRKALFVSEGFTTRIVGLPEDESKQLLDELYAHSVLPQNIYRHQWQPHDLVFWDNRSLIHLAAGCPAHLRRKLYRTTIQGDAPF
- a CDS encoding ABC transporter substrate-binding protein, producing MSKRLPFAPLAAAIGLGFSLIAGSLVAPTVAHAEGEIRIAEQFGIVYLLLNVVRDQGLIEKYGKQEGVDIKVDWTQLSGGAAVNDALLSGSIDIAGAGVGPLLTIWDRTHGKQNVKAVASLGNFPYYLVSNNPKVKTIADFTEKDRIAVPAVGVSVQSRFLQYAAAKQWGDKEFNRLDKYTIAVPHPDATAALIAGGTELTGHFSNPPFQDQALENPNVHVVLNSYDVLGPNSPTVLFATEKFRNENPKTYKAFVEALTEAAQFAQNDKGAAADTYIRVTKAKIDRAALLKIIDNPQFEFSVTPKNTYPLAEFLYRVGAIKNKPESWKDYFFQDDKPLQGS
- a CDS encoding ABC transporter ATP-binding protein, with product MNAPLQGHAASNPIATAQALLAVDQVSLEYRTPQRVVRATHQVSFEVDQQDRFVLLGPSGCGKSTLLKAVAGFIAPCEGEIRLQGQRVDAPGPDRIVVFQEFDQLPPWKTVKQNVMFPLLASRTLKKKEAEERALHYLEKVGLAAFADAYPHTLSGGMKARVAIARALAMQPKILLMDEPFAALDALTRRKMQEELLLLWEEVRFTLLFVTHSIEEALVVGNRILLLSPHPGRVRAEVHSHQYDLHSLGGVAFQESARRIHRLLFDEGQSPETERELDFTDIRIAY
- a CDS encoding ABC transporter permease; this encodes MSHSSSVRQEFENDLQPLTSVPVERELPLGQRLWQQGWLRKSVILILLAVLWEVVARVQNNDLLLPSFLQTSHALYDGLLSGELLGKVWISLVVLLKGYLIGIVLAFALTTLAVSTQFGRDLLSTLTSMFNPLPAIALLPLALLWFGLGQNSLIFVLVHSVLWALALNTYAGFLGVSETLRMAGRNYGLKGMRFVLFILIPAALPSILAGLKIGWAFAWRTLIAAELVFGATSGKGGLGWYIFQNRNELYTDKVFAGLAVVILIGLLVENLVFDTLERVTVKRWGMQR
- a CDS encoding LysR family transcriptional regulator, which codes for MQLPDMNLLVALDALLDEGSVVGAARRMNLSSAAMSRTLTRIREAIGDPILVRAGRGLVPTPKALELREQVRDVVEQAALLFRSADAVELGTLRRRFSIRANDFFVGVYGGKLFDTLDQLAPHCELRFVPEGDGDDEALREGRIDLSVSNTRPVTPEVKIQNLFSTHFVGLVREDHPLLDGEITAERYAGFSHISMSRRGIARGPIDTALNALGLERRVAVIAPSFHAAMFALPDSDLILPVPKEALLSVRRLGLKLRSFDLPIPLPTLMLTQAWHPRFDKDPAHRWLRETLKTCCDETWLAAQP